The Plasmodium sp. gorilla clade G2 genome assembly, chromosome: 4 genome has a segment encoding these proteins:
- a CDS encoding CGI-201 protein, short form → MNFNSKKLQVKNKNAAEVQITAEQLINEALELEEIEHKVNYNFIDEEELNEYKINKRKEYEDKIRKRRYMISTYIKYALWELKQKDIERCRSIFERALNIDYTNKNLWLKYIEVELVNKNINSARNLLERVVLLLPLENIFWKKYAHLEEILNNYVNARNIYERWITCKIDESSFLCYIYFEERCNEINKCREIFERLIVSIPKLECFYKFIKFEKKYKNITRARAAYEKCIELLPSSFLDENFYLHFCNFEQEQNEYERCKKIYIEALKILPKNKSELLYKNFLQFQKKYANKDELDETLLIKERIFYEDELKKNVNDYDIWFNYIKLEESNINNINNINKDKSIIRIRDLYERAISIIPMISSKKFWKRYIYLWINYSIFEELYAENIQRARDVYKNIIKILSTHQFTFKKIFILYATFELRQLNVDNARSIYSSALQKMPNEKIFEKFCEFELKLGNIRECRNVYAKYVESFPFNSKAWISMINFELSLDEVERARQIAEIAINLDDMKLPELVWKNYIDMEINLQEYDNARKLYDRLLNITQHYKVYKSYAEFTYIYMDDIEMCRKILEDGIEFCKKNELINERCILLNFLCDIEKDYGDKEIIDKTLKRLPKKVKKRKIIKNNDNDDEIIEEYITYVFPDDGNQSQNMKILEKALEWKKKMEDMKKKIQDDKKEVNDDNDGSDNGSDNGSDNGSDNGSDNDGSYNGSDNNGSDNGSDDGSDDGSDNGSNNGSDNDGSDDDGSDDDGSDDDGSDDDGSDNDGSGNGSDDGSDDGSDNGSDNDGSDNEEGK, encoded by the exons ATGAATTTTAATAGTAAAAAGTTACAG gtTAAGAATAAGAACGCTGCAGAGGTGCAGATTACGGCAGAGCAACTTATCAATGAAGCGTTAGAACTTGAAGAAATCGAACATAaagtaaattataattttatagatgaagaagaattgaatgaatataaaataaataagagaAAAGAATATGAAGATAAGATACGTAAAAGAAGATATATGATAAGTACGTACATAAAATATGCTTTATGGGAATTAAAACAGAAAGATATTGAAAGATGTCGTTCAATTTTTGAAAGGGCTTTAAATATTGATTAtactaataaaaatttatggttaaaatatatagaagtTGAATTAgttaataagaatataaatagCGCTCGAAATTTATTAGAAAGggttgttttattattaccttTAGAAAATATCTTTTGGAAGAAATATGCTCATCTTGAAgagatattaaataattatgtaaatgctagaaatatatatgagaGATGGATTACATGTAAAATAGATGAAAGttcttttttatgttatatatattttgaagaaCGATGTAATGAGATAAATAAATGCAGAGAGATTTTTGAAAGATTAATTGTGAGTATTCCTAAATTAGAATgcttttataaatttattaagtttgaaaagaaatataaaaatataacaagaGCTAGAGCAGCATATGAGAAATGTATAGAATTATTACCTTCATCTTTTTTAGATgagaatttttatttacatttttgtaattttgAACAAGAGCAAAATGAATATGAACgatgtaaaaaaatttatattgaagctttaaaaatattaccaaaaaataaaagtgaattattatataagaatTTTTTGCAATTCCAAAAGAAGTATGCAAATAAGGATGAATTAGATGAAACGTTATTAATTAAGGAACGTATTTTTTATGaagatgaattaaaaaaaaatgtaaatgatTATGATATTTggtttaattatataaaattagaagaatctaatataaataatataaataatataaataaagataaatctATAATAAGAATTAGAGATCTTTATGAACGTGCTATAAGTATTATACCTATGATAAGTTCCAAAAAATTCTGGAAacgatatatatatttatggatTAATTATTCTATTTTTGAAGAATTATATGCTGAAAATATTCAAAGAGCACGTgatgtttataaaaatattattaaaatattatcaacTCATCAAtttacttttaaaaaaatatttattctatATGCAACTTTTGAATTACGTCAATTAAATGTGGATAACGCAAGGTCCATATATAGTAGTGCCTTACAAAAAATGCCCAACGAAAAAATTTTTGAAAAATTTTGTGAGTTCGAATTAAAACTTGGAAATATTCGTGAGTGTCGAAATGTTTATGCGAAGTATGTGGAGTCCTTCCCCTTCAACTCGAAG gCGTGGATTTCTATGATTAATTTTGAGCTCTCCCTTGATGAGGTTGAAAGGGCACGACAAATTGCAGAAATAGCTATAAACCTTGATGATATGAAATTGCCCGAACTG gtaTGGAAGAATTATATTGATATGGAAATTAATTTGCAGGAATATGACAATGCAAGAAAGTTGTATGACAGACTTTTAAACATAACACAACATTATAAG GTTTATAAGAGCTATGCGGAATTCACATACATTTACATGGACGACATAGAAATGTGCAGGAAAATTTTGGAAGACGGAATTgaattttgtaaaaaaaatgaattaatcAATGAGAGATGCATCTTGTTAAATTTTTTGTGTGATATAGAAAAGGATTATGGAGACAAAGAAATTATAGACAAGACTTTAAAACGATTACCAAAAAAAgtcaaaaaaagaaaaattattaaaaataatgataatgatgatgaaataaTTGAAGAGTATATAACATATGTTTTTCCAGATGACGGAAATCAATCAcag aaTATGAAGATATTAGAAAAGGCTCTGGAgtggaagaaaaaaatggaagatatgaaaaaaaaaatacaagacGATAAAAAGGAAgttaatgatgataatgatggtAGTGATAATGGTAGTGATAATGGTAGTGATAATGGTAGTGATAATGGTAGTGATAATGATGGTAGTTATAATGGTAGTGATAATAATGGTAGTGATAATGGTAGTGATGATGGTAGTGATGATGGTAGTGATAATGGTAGTAATAATGGTAGTGATAATGATGGTAGTGATGATGATGGTAGTGATGATGATGGTAGTGATGATGATGGTAGTGATGATGATGGTAGTGATAATGATGGTAGTGGTAATGGTAGTGATGATGGTAGTGATGATGGTAGTGATAATGGTAGTGATAATGATGGCAGTGATAATGAggaaggaaaataa